The DNA segment tgaatatgcatggatgttgaactattgtgctaattgaggtttatgagtaaattgaattggacattagggttttgagaagtaaaaatttacttggcttatgaaactgttaaagaacactctaatggtcaattagtgaccatttgaggtatgttgaccataatatgggctgaaaaatagcttggcaaagagaatgactatgctgcctagggacagcagtaatggtgactgagatttcagtccaattacacagccataactttggctgtgttggtccaattggtgtttggccaattggacatgaaactaggcttataatggcacatttttactgaagaaaccatgcccaaaagaccaaagcaagaggaccaaaagttggccccaatccggacaccctgcaacagcacctgcagaaatgaccaaatgaatagtaactgttcatttggcaataactcactgtagatttggtcaattgatctgaaatttttacagcaaaaagttaagacatagacaaataactttcatgaaggaacctaccccaaattatgaccagaaccaattcaaaaatgcaatcacgatCCTTTGTTCATGTTCTTTGTAgatgtggtaatttctgcagaatgggaattcggccagctgtggtctttgggccatatctggagctacaaaactccaaatggagtgattcaaaaaaaagaaattcaactagacaaaataaggaacaactttcatgtttgtcatttcttcaaattctcactgcaacagtgcttaatggaacagtaaacatatgcttcaaaaactaaaattttctgccctcttggttttaagttagaaatggtaatggtgaccaattccaacaagttttaaaagcaaaatatggtatgttgagagtgccaaaaccaatgtacctaatttctacctaaaagtcaacattttagttgaccatagaggtgaatagtaacaccgaaacttgaaattcaaagattgaagaattttaaagtatcgaatgccctagtatacctaacaagattggtttggatagtttggcatgccaatagggttcagttagcagtactgcacatggcaatatgccattccgtgatttcatggcttttagccattctgactttgtattgagacttggccttgtgcctgatgttattacagcttattagctgttctgttgcacaccgggagatgcatatgtgaccgatggtgtgacggcccgaggtactaggtacccaacgccagtttacccgttatccagtccagtcgtctagtataggttacttgggcaaccaaatgaataaaagtgaacaaagttaatgaattaatgtatatacccatactaaacaaatgaatcatacacattcactacatatttgttttcttgctattttcttttattttattattgcaccactaagcattattgcaccactaagcattattgcttagcgcgttgcttttgtcacgagtaggtactggagatacagatcgtgagcccagtagaccgcagactgggtgagtctatcctgcagCTTCGCtcggtccgtgtcacctcaacttctgcagtgcattggtaggacactaggtgtcattttgacattttgtaactaaattttgattttctcatatgaaattaaacttgtgtaatgtatattgatgtttatgtaaattacgaaaattgtatttgtgaatggaaaagtaaatgtttatttgtgatttatatgtgatcatcacatgtgatggatgaatgagaattgaaattgaaatgttgagatcttgatattgagttttgtgatgatattggagttgagaatgaatgaatttgtttattggaactgtttttcacaggttccgaagaactattttcttcatttttagccagtactctgccggattttctttaaaattttcggaacctcaaataaattataatttcaataaatgacttaaatgaactatatttcataaactatattcaaaactatgacaaaaattaattaaggaaaaatagagtgtgccagtacaccgtgtgacatatcttacccggatatactgtagacaggtaaggggtgtcacaagccagttgctgaaacatcgcagccatctgctgtgcgaactgtgtaggaaactgcggcatttgtggggctggtgctgctgacccactaacattcggtaaagctggggctaccccttgtgcctcagcttcaacagactgctcaactgagcgatctccttcttccatttcaggctgaagttagggtatctcctgaacaaataacacatggagattttcctctgttagttcatattcatgatgtaatgcactatatgtaacaattatggacattgagcagttatacttaacaaagaaaagacacaaattcataggttaaaacaaacttcaaaaacttgctctgataccactaaaacatgtcacaccttacccctctgtaaggcataacatgatcccgtagaatacctaatgaactaccgaacttcacctaccgataactcattaagtaccctacaagggattttaaaacaattttcttatttttgataagtggtgggtatttctaataagtattttaaacatgtaattaagttgaaagctagttggaaattttagcccattttatttttccgcaaattttataaaaattttgatagagttctctctgtattttgagaaaacagttcttcaaatacctgtaaaaagcacttctaaaaattttctcaacaactgcttcaatttcatatgcaatctcaatcaagttctcaacacatttatcaactttcaatttcaaatccactatccaatgatcataaaaaatactaacaatccatttcattcaaattcaataaaatagttccattcatatttcgttagaaacaaaacaatttaaatagatcattacaaaatttacaataagagaatttcaaactacaatatatatatattacaactttatacaatttttatacaactgctcaagacccatttttacatgtccatacatttatgtgcaatatatacatcaaaagaaatatttacaattaggttataaattatacccgaaaactttaggctgaatgatcctcaatctttagcagcttagtctgctacccctctagtctctgtatctgcgacagcaataaaagctatcactgagtactaggactcagtggtgcacaacatactaaaataatctttatgcaaaaataaaatcacatttattcaaaaatttgactaaacatgagcattaaacacaaaacatgaattatgagattttgatgcaaaccacgttcatttcgaagtatcaaaacacatttcataaaacccacagttaaatcatgccattcaaaacaaatagaatctcaatagccagaggctaaagagaaatcacatcacaaggctagctagctcaaatatatggatatccattcacatcctcttctactggcacacctcaacacttctccagagaaggaatcaaaattcgaaactaattacccccactagtcgtgctagtgaggtgttcaaatatatggtcatgacactgtggtttcaaaacttatcttaacaatttgctaaacattgtcatttcaaatatacacaataacttttacagtttaaatcaaaacatcataaataatgtcacaattaaactttcaacaattccaaagcacaagtaaaatacatatttcgttcactttatcaatgaattttaaagcatggagatgttgtgcacaaacctcaagcgagtcgtcccttagcctcgactcggttcctcgggttccttcccgatattcttttcaactgaaacacacaattttataatatttcagtactagaacttaacacaaatccaaaataaatttagcttcacatttacctagttctaacgtgttaaattcgacgttctcgaaatttttgtgttttgggttactattcactgcactattcaagtcaaattgttgactttctaaggcttaataggtatgggaattccaaattcacctacataccacattttggtcactaaacttgttggttttggtcattttctcaaaacttaggtcttttaggcaaaattgtaaattttcagttttggagccctaagttgcactgtttcattggcccttttactgttagaatttgacaaaacttccttcatagaaaatgttccttattgtcttaagtgtattctcatttttggatcaccccaattggagttttgtagctcaagttatagccaaaatataattactgttcacgtgcactattcatgctgcaatttaggttctggcagattttttatctaacttcattcaataatttgatcaagttaagtccataatttggtctaatttccttcatacgaaatattctaatacgtcttaggtttccatcggttcaagaatcgcctaaatcggagttttctagagagagttatagccattggaactttactgttcaaatggaaatctgcagttttgcaggttcagtaactcaactttgctcaatcatttgattaagttaatggcataatttgggttggtgttctttacgaaagttttagatctatatcttatctaattactggtaaaatttcaagttattttgaccttcctagctcgagttatgaccaaatgaacaattactgttcatttggtcagtttgtgcagtggcagcctgctctcatttcactttggtcaattggttcactaagttttagtcagtttttgaccatggttccttaatgaaaattgtgctattttatgtctattttcatctccaattagtggcatatcaattggacttgtaaaatttccattttggtccttcaaagttggcttggtcatgctaccagcagcatgaccatttgccctacgaatttaacttccattctcacaatttccacacatctcttttggtcattattgaccatttttcatctcacaatagaccaaagtcatcatttaagcatttctccaaaatttggttcacaaaccctaacattcaaaccctaactcattcatctcatgcatttaactacatttaatggttttaatgctaatcattcaactaagtaaggtttcttaactcattcaaaaccctcaagccatacaatTGATGTCCCCTCTTCAAGCTAAccgaatttcagcaatggtccttcccccatatttttatttcatttcataaattctaaactcatttcaaccactaattatgcatttaaatggaaaaataaggagtttaatatactaacctcaacttaaagcttcaaatctctctcttagcccttctttcctcttgtagtcttcttctcaaattataataacaagctctagggagtattttaagggagttatttggattaagtgaagaaaattaagcttaaatgtaagcttaaatggaggaccattcatggaggaatttgggaggaaagtggggcggcaaggaagaagaaagaagaagagatcttcttttttttttttcttttgttttctttatttattttaggttatggaagaccacaaaaatttttaattaattaattaacttaattagtttagttatggcatcatgcatgaggtcatgcatgatgtcatcacctttttactttttgatttttttcctttttttttttctatttttctattagttctttaatttaattctcaattccgaaattttcttttctccaattttatttgacagttaggtcaaaagtcaactctcggggtcaattgaccaaattgcccctcaccggttcatcccggtttgcaaataattccctatttctttcggttccctgatctaattatttgactgacttaacagttctttttcgtgattttctcttttccactgtgtccataagggtcctaaggaccgcagcgtcactttttatggttcgaaatttgagtttaaaacgacttcgcagtcgttcccaaggaggtcacccatcgctgtgactcttgactcgtttaacttcttatgttctatttttcttatttatacttaagtaattgaacattactaattatttgtgtttatggtttctctagttgtagtattgttctaatccccttaattgtccggaccgacaccggtcaccggaacagtgaaatataccaggctatacaattaggggtgttacaaggagaATCAATTAATCATGAGTTGCACAACACCAATACCATTTTCAAACATTATTATTGAGTCAGCTTTATCTTCTTCATCCTCTTCCTCTGATCCAGTTAATCTCACCTCTTTACTTTGAGTGCTAGCTTAAAGTGTAAAATGAGagctcttatgaaaaaaaaaaaagaaaaaagaatgacAAGCACCCTTTTGTTGGAGCaacttttaataattaataatctaaccatttaaatttctaattaaaaatCACTTAATTAATtcctacaattcttgaaattttaaattaagttcATACTTAATTATTAGGATATAAAGCATTAAAAATAAAGTTTATGCTTTGATTCATAAGCCTttagaattattttattttattttattttatcttaatcaagtCCAACTTAATAACCTATTTTAATTCTTTACTTACAATCTATATGTGTATGACTCATTAGGTTCATAATATGTtggtaaaaatataattataattattctcaagaattaaataaaattaatattttaattttattatcaatTCATAATTGATTTGTTATATTGGTAGATCATTTTTAACATCTAGTAATATGCAATGACCACCCAAATATTAGAACTTATCAAAGTTGTTTGATTAACCTTTCAATGATCAGTCCATTAGTATAATTAATATCCCTTCATCTCAATCTTATTTTACCTTGCGCAAGGATTTAACAATCAACACAGACCAAGAACAATTGAAATATTTTCCCTAATTACCTAGAGTGATGAATTCTATCTTAACAATTAAGTATCTCCATATAGTTTATACTATCTCCAATCGCTGTCACATTTGTTATCCTTATATACAATGACATGTGAGCAGTATCAAAACATAATAATTCCTATATAAGAAAACTTTGTGTTTTAAGTCAAAAGATCACTTGCACAACTGTCACTCGAGTCTTTCCATAGACACAGGTAAACTTTCATATGGAATCCTTATGCAGATCAATTCATTGAACTTGTTACCATAAGCACCTACACGTTGGTTCTAGGTATTTCATGTACCTCAGCTTAATGAGAATTATTACTTCCtttcacaatatatatatatatatataacgtgTACTAGTCTCAACAGTTTGATTAATGTCCAGTCTTGATATAACATTGATCAAGAACATTTTTGAATAATGCTATAATGTGGTTAGAGTCTCACAATTATAACCGCGTTATAATTTCCATTGCATTGCACAAGTCTCATggactttttttttattagttaatattcattaaaattgatatgatcattaaatctaaaaatagcctttatgaataataaaatatatttacatataattaAGTGATCACAGTTGCAATTAACACATTGATTACAGTACACATACACTAACAGAGAAATATAAGGAATTGATTGGGATTGGGACTGCTTCTATGGACGATGTAAATTTCAGAGATCCTATACAAAAGGTAGCAGTGACGACATTCCATCAAGCCTGCGCATGCTTTGGTCTTGGGCTTCATATTTATCATGAAGACATGTCTTAGCAAAATACTGGCCAATAATAGTGGGGATTTTCTTATTGTTAAATTTTCTTTTGCCCTTAGAGGCTAAAAAGTGTAGTATTATCCAGCATTTCAGTTGTGGCAAATCTTATCATTACTGAGCAAATAGCTTTATGCCTCTGTATGTGGATAAGCATGATTGAAATATTTCCATACCATAAATTTGTTAGATCCTTGATTTCTTGATCGAAAGAATTTCCACCTATTCAAGCCTAATACTACAGGGTCCTTTTCATCCTCATCACTAGTCCCTCTGAACTAAGCGTACCAAAGAGAAGTTAGACTTCGATTTTGCCTTAGAGTTAGGCTTCGATCTGTCCCTTGACCTCTGTCCCTCCTCCCAGCTGAAAACATTAATGTAAAATTCTTCACCCTTGGCTAGGATCTCGAAAGCTGGCAAGCTTTGCCCACCACTCTTCTTCTCCACTGCCTTTTTGTTGAGAGAAATTCCTTTCAATGCATGGTGACTAAATAGACTCATACCTATGAAGTTGGAGAACAAAACTCTCCCTCTTATTCTCTTATTgacttaattatttttaattacgttgacttaattttttaattaatttgttttatttcatttttaatctAAGGTTATAATTGTCCATTTACATACACTTAACATAAAATTAGAGTTAAACTGGAAGGAAGAATTAAGTGATTAACAACATGGGGTATGATTAATTGGGTTTGAAAATTGAAGGACCAAATAATTAATATTAGCAAATCTTAGGGGTTAAATAATTATTCacctaaattaaaatataaagattttttttaatttaattttcaaaagaTAAAAATTGGGTCATTAATTGTGGCAAATATTAGaattaaattgtatatttatttttGGAGAAAAGAATAAATAAACATATATACTTTCAATTGAGTGCTAAATaaggttaaaattattttttattaaataaattcatatattttttaattgagatcaaataaatttttacctaataagataaaatatttttttaataatggaatattatttttttaatttttaaatattaaaaattatttattatttttaattaaaataaaatttacaacaAAATTAAAAACATAAAGAACTAAaacatttaatattaaattattatttttaatattttattattaaaaataatatttaataaaataaaaatttatttaaccatatttaaaaaataaataaacttatTTAACCTAAAACTTAATCTTAACCTTATTTTGCCTAcatttatttatcttatttttttccatttatttttcctCCCATTTACTAATCTAAATGCCCAAACAAAAGGAAATTTTCCTTTCTCTTCCTTCCCTGTCACTCTACTCAAAACAAACAACGCCTTAATTATCCAAACAAGTTACTTCTCTCTCTAAACTGACAGGTCTTCTCGCCTTCGCTTTCTCGCTCTAGGGTTTCAAGAGATGACAATTGAAGCTTGCACAACGCAATAGAAAAAATGTTTTGATCGCGTTAGTCTTAATTTCTCTGCTGCAGAAAGAATCAACCTCTCTCTGTTACTTTGCAGGGATTCTGTTTCGTCCCTTCGGCTAGAATTTTTCTTCGATTGCACGGTAATTGCGAGCTTTGAACTCTTCTCAACTGCTTAGTTTTCTACGATGTCTTTCTTCCATTCTTTGGTGCTCCCCAAGAGCATGTCATTGGTTCTGTAATTTTGGAATTTAGGTTTCGAGTTAATGATTTCCTCGGGCTATATTTTTCCGGGAAAATGCGAGGAGTGAACTATTTAGATCCGAGTATCAATTAAAGATTTTCCCGGGAAAAGAATGAAAGAATGGTATTGTCTGGAAATGGAAAATTGAAAGAATGGAAAACTGGGATGTGAAGCTTTGTTAGTTTAGTAGGAGGGAGAGGGGAAACtacttttattattttcatttttatatgataaaaattaaaattctttgaaaaatataaaataatgagTGCTTGTGAGAGCAGTGGGTCAATTTTGGCCAAAAGGCAAAAAGGTTTTTGAGTTAATTTgccaaaatttgaatttttattttcatgTAACAACAAAATTTGAGAAGGTGAGAAAGAATAAGGAAGACGGAAGTATGATTTTGGCAGTAACTTTTGAGTATTtgcttttcatttctttttttttttttgttagtttTCTCAGATGATAGTATTTAAATATGGTTTCGTAATTATTCTTAAAATTGTGCTGCATCTTAATTTATACCTTTTATTGATTTCTATTTGTGTTTTCAGGATTCACCATAAACTCTTTGCGCGAAGAATGGACTATATTCATGGAAGTAGATGATAATAATGACAGGCAGGCATCAGAATGCAGTTCATGATATGGTCAGTCTTCAAGAAAATGCGCCTGTTGGTGATGTAGGGGGTGAAAATATGGTTGACGTTGTGGATGAGGCACAAAATGGAGATTGTGGGGTTGTTGATTTCCCTAAAAGGGCTTTTGCATTGTTTGAAGAGGCCACGGAATTGGAGCCATGCAGTGGCGTGGAATTTGAATCACATGAGGTAGCATACTCATTTTATCAAGAATATGCCAAATCAATGGGGTTCACCACTTCAATAAAAAATAGTAGACGTTCAAAGAAATCAAAAGAATTTATAGATGCCAAATTTGCATGTTCCAGATATGGAATTACACCAGAATCTGATGGTAGCAATAGTCGACGATCAAGTGTGAAAAAGACAGATTGCAAAGCAAGTATGCATGTGAAGAGAAGACCAGATGGCAAGTGGATAATTCATGAATTTGTTAAGGAGCATAACCACGAGCTTTTACCAGCCCTAGCATATCATTTTCGGATTCATCGGAATGTGAAATTAGCTGAAAAGAATAATATTGACATATTGCATGCTGTCAGTGAACGAACAAGAAAGGTTTATGTTGAGATGTTGAGACAGTCTGGTGGGTGTAAAAGTGTTTCACTTGTTCAAAGTGACAATAATACTCAGTTTGAGAAAGGTGGCCACTTGGCTCTTGATGAGGGAGATGCCCAAGCATTACTTGAATATTTCAAGCGAATCAAGAAGGAGAATCCAAACTTCTTCTATGCTATGGATTTGAATGAAGAGCAGCGTCTAAGAAATTTGTTCTGGGTTGATGCAAAAAGTAGGAATGATTACATCAGCTTTAATGATGTTGTTTCTTTCGATACCTTCTATGTAAAATACCATGACAAATTGCCATTTGCTCCTTTTGTTGGGGTAAATCATCACTGTCAGTTGATTTTGCTTGGATGTGCATTTGTTGCGGATGACTCTAGGTCGACATTTGTTTGGTTATTGAAAACATGGCTTAGAGCAATGGGTGGGAAAGCCCCTAAAGTTATAATCACTGATCTGGACAAAACCTTAAAGGTAGCAATTGAAGAAGTCTTCCCAAATACCCGTCATTGTTTTTCTATTTGGCATATATTGGAAAAGATGCCAGAAACTCTTTCTCATGTAATCAAACGGCATGATGATTTTATGCTAGAATTCCACAAGTGTGTTTTTAAATCATGGACAGATGAAGAGTTTGATATGAGGTGGTGGACGATGGTCACTCAATTTGAACTCCAAGATGATGCATGGATTCAGTCATTATATGATGATCGGAAAAAGTGGGTGCCTACATACATGGGGGATACTTTTCTAGCTGGAATTGCTGCGAATCAACGTTCTGAAAGTGTGAACTCTTTCTTTGATAAGTATATTCATAGGAAAATCACACTTAAAGAATTTATGAAACAATATGGATTAATTTTACAAAATAGATATGAAGAGGAGGCCATAGCAGATTTTGATACTTCTCACAAACAGCCTGCCTTAAAATCTCCTTCTCCTTGGGAGAAGCAAATGTCAATGGTTTACACGCATGCAATATTCAAGAAATTTCAAGTTGAGGTGTTAGGTGTAGTTGGTTGCCATCCcaaaaaggaaaatgaagatgGAACAAATGTGACATTTAGAGTTCAAGACTGTGAAAAGAATGAGTATTTCCTGGTGACATGGGACCAAAGTAAGTCAGCAGTGTCTTGTTTATGCCGATTGTTTGAATACAAAGGATTTCTTTGTAGGCATGCATTGATTGTTCTCCAAATCTGTGGTCTTTCAAGCATCCCAAATCATTATATTTTGAAGAGGTGGACAAAAGATGCTAAGAGCAGGCAACAGCTGTTTGAAGGAAAAGCACGAATAGAAACAAGGGTGCAACGTTATAATGATTTATGCAAACTAGCCATTGAAATGAGTGAAGAAGGATCATTATGTGAACAGAGCTACAATATTGCTTTCCGTACACTTGTAGAAACACTGAAGAATTGTGTgaatgtgaataacagaaacaaCAGTGCTGTGGAATCTGGTGGCCAATCCTTTACCAATTGTGAAGCAGAAGATGAAAACCAAGTAAATCCTTCTAAGTCTAGTAAGAAGAAAAATCCAATCAGGAAAAGGAAGGTTGGTTTTGAAATCATTATTGATGGTTCTTCTTGTTTATGTTCTTTATAAACAGCTACTACAATGTGTCCAAAAGATAACTataactacatatatatatatatatatatatatatatataattgaagaaTGCTTTCCATTTCAGGTACAAGCAGATCCAGAGATTATGCTTGTGGAAGCACAAGAAAGCTTGCAGCAGATGGTTTGTCCTATTTAATTCTAGCTCTCATTTAATCTCGGCATTATTGGTGATTGTGTGTATTGGATTGCATCAAGAAGGTTACTATTGATATTTCATTATATATACCCTAGTTTATGGAGACGGCAGAGTGCTTGTGTTTTTCTGTTTTataaaaaagatttggccaaatgggcataaaattcaaaccattata comes from the Hevea brasiliensis isolate MT/VB/25A 57/8 chromosome 5, ASM3005281v1, whole genome shotgun sequence genome and includes:
- the LOC110657052 gene encoding protein FAR-RED IMPAIRED RESPONSE 1, whose translation is MIIMTGRHQNAVHDMVSLQENAPVGDVGGENMVDVVDEAQNGDCGVVDFPKRAFALFEEATELEPCSGVEFESHEVAYSFYQEYAKSMGFTTSIKNSRRSKKSKEFIDAKFACSRYGITPESDGSNSRRSSVKKTDCKASMHVKRRPDGKWIIHEFVKEHNHELLPALAYHFRIHRNVKLAEKNNIDILHAVSERTRKVYVEMLRQSGGCKSVSLVQSDNNTQFEKGGHLALDEGDAQALLEYFKRIKKENPNFFYAMDLNEEQRLRNLFWVDAKSRNDYISFNDVVSFDTFYVKYHDKLPFAPFVGVNHHCQLILLGCAFVADDSRSTFVWLLKTWLRAMGGKAPKVIITDLDKTLKVAIEEVFPNTRHCFSIWHILEKMPETLSHVIKRHDDFMLEFHKCVFKSWTDEEFDMRWWTMVTQFELQDDAWIQSLYDDRKKWVPTYMGDTFLAGIAANQRSESVNSFFDKYIHRKITLKEFMKQYGLILQNRYEEEAIADFDTSHKQPALKSPSPWEKQMSMVYTHAIFKKFQVEVLGVVGCHPKKENEDGTNVTFRVQDCEKNEYFLVTWDQSKSAVSCLCRLFEYKGFLCRHALIVLQICGLSSIPNHYILKRWTKDAKSRQQLFEGKARIETRVQRYNDLCKLAIEMSEEGSLCEQSYNIAFRTLVETLKNCVNVNNRNNSAVESGGQSFTNCEAEDENQVNPSKSSKKKNPIRKRKVQADPEIMLVEAQESLQQMENLGSDTLNGYYGAQQNVQGLVQLNLMEPPHDGYYVNQPTMQGLGQLNSIAPGHDGFYGTQQSLNGMGQFDFRPPTSFSYSLQEDSHLRSSHLHGSAPRHAQG